Proteins co-encoded in one Aquincola tertiaricarbonis genomic window:
- a CDS encoding glycosyltransferase family 2 protein, with protein sequence MASITIITSTFNCQEALRETAASIREQHLSGLQWIIADGGSTDGTIGVIEENADIVSHWHSERDRGIYDAWNKAAAHVKGDWVMFLGAGDLLLANDSLERAARALDGVPTGTLLAYGGVALVDTQGRTIQYEREVDFSRWHQGRPVLPCHQGVFQHRALLVTPQPFDSSLRICADAKLMLQAVAKAPPAYLGFDVAKMVVGGISTTTRGWLTMARENRRICEDLGLRSPLYHRVGMVRLYAKLAVGKVLGRHVGKAANAYRRLTGRKPIY encoded by the coding sequence ATGGCTTCGATCACCATCATCACGTCCACGTTCAACTGCCAAGAGGCATTGCGCGAGACCGCTGCGTCGATTCGAGAACAGCATCTGTCTGGGCTGCAGTGGATCATCGCGGATGGCGGATCCACCGACGGAACCATCGGTGTCATCGAGGAGAACGCCGACATCGTCAGTCATTGGCATTCGGAAAGGGACCGCGGGATCTACGACGCCTGGAACAAGGCCGCGGCCCATGTGAAGGGTGACTGGGTCATGTTCCTCGGCGCTGGAGACTTGCTGCTTGCGAACGATTCGCTCGAGCGTGCTGCGCGGGCGCTCGATGGGGTGCCGACAGGCACGTTGCTGGCCTATGGCGGCGTCGCGTTGGTCGATACTCAGGGACGAACGATCCAGTACGAGCGCGAGGTGGACTTCTCGCGCTGGCACCAAGGGCGCCCGGTGCTGCCATGTCATCAGGGTGTATTCCAGCACCGAGCCCTATTGGTTACGCCCCAGCCGTTCGACAGCTCCCTGCGCATCTGCGCCGATGCCAAGCTGATGCTGCAGGCGGTGGCCAAGGCCCCCCCGGCGTATCTCGGCTTCGATGTCGCGAAAATGGTCGTCGGTGGCATCAGCACGACGACACGCGGCTGGCTCACCATGGCCCGCGAGAACCGGCGCATCTGCGAGGACCTCGGTCTGCGTTCCCCGCTGTACCACCGCGTCGGCATGGTCCGGCTGTACGCGAAGCTCGCCGTCGGCAAGGTGCTGGGCCGTCACGTCGGCAAGGCGGCCAACGCCTATCGACGCCTCACCGGCCGCAAGCCGATCTACTGA